One Spinacia oleracea cultivar Varoflay chromosome 4, BTI_SOV_V1, whole genome shotgun sequence DNA segment encodes these proteins:
- the LOC130471364 gene encoding uncharacterized protein, with translation MTTPFLAPNQDPASPFYLHPTDNTASQLLSIKFKGEGYGDWRRIMMISMSSKNKLGFVDGTIAKPDPTDDTYQAWMRCDDMMISWLLFNLDGSISKSVLYFHTAREIWLDLEDRFGFVSGPQLFSLEQQATKISQGSHNVVEFFTEIKSIWENISAANPLPTCTSNLCTCNVTQRIFKMQQEQRLMQFLMKLGEHLVVTRGSLLMMQPLPTISHAYRIVAQEERQREISAISQQHESHAFGADRRRFSDSHNRGIHNSYRNQQAYHSTRNNYTGGNKSSVYKKPSIYFCDHCKVNRHNTETCFKLHGFPHGFTGFKSDKRAAEIAYTDEGYLDEDMAEYQQHQSFYPPERDCSMQSQSQPGFLTADNALSC, from the coding sequence ATGACTACACCATTTTTGGCTCCAAATCAAGATCCTGCTAGTCCTTTTTACCTTCATCCAACTGATAACACAGCTAGTCAGTTACTTTCAATTAAGTTCAAAGGTGAAGGTTATGGAGATTGGAGGAGGATTATGATGATCTCTATGTCATCTAAGAACAAGCTAGGTTTTGTTGATGGCACAATAGCAAAACCAGATCCTACAGATGATACTTACCAGGCTTGGATGAGGTGCGATGACATGATGATCTCATGGTTATTGTTCAACCTTGATGGATCAATATCTAAGAGTGTTTTGTATTTTCATACTGCTAGAGAAATCTGGTTAGACCTAGAGGATAGGTTTGGCTTTGTGTCTGGACCACAACTCTTTTCCTTAGAACAACAGGCAACAAAAATCTCACAGGGAAGTCATAATGTGGTTGAGTTCTTCACAGAGATAAAGTCAATATGGGAAAATATTAGTGCAGCCAATCCCTTGCCAACATGTACTTCTAACCTCTGTACATGTAATGTGACACAAAGAATCTTCAAGATGCAACAGGAGCAAAGACTTATGCAATTTCTCATGAAATTGGGAGAACACTTGGTTGTAACTAGAGGAAGCCTTCTAATGATGCAACCATTGCCAACAATTTCACATGCATACAGAATTGTAGCACAAGAGGAAAGACAAAGAGAGATTAGTGCCATTTCACAACAGCATGAGAGCCATGCTTTTGGAGCTGACAGAAGAAGGTTCAGTGACAGTCATAATAGGGGAATTCATAATTCTTACAGGAATCAACAAGCCTATCATAGTACAAGGAACAACTATACTGGAGGAAACAAGTCATCTGTGTACAAAAAGCCTTCCATCTATTTTTGTGATCACTGTAAGGTCAATAGGCATAACACTGAGACATGCTTTAAGTTACATGGGTTTCCACATGGATTTACTGGTTTTAAGTCAGATAAAAGAGCTGCAGAAATTGCTTATACAGATGAGGGATATCTTGATGAAGATATGGCAGAATATcaacaacatcaatcattctATCCTCCAGAAAGAGATTGTTCAATGCAGTCACAGTCTCAACCAGGTTTCCTCACTGCAGACAATGCACTCAGTTGTTGA